A single region of the Manihot esculenta cultivar AM560-2 chromosome 12, M.esculenta_v8, whole genome shotgun sequence genome encodes:
- the LOC110627918 gene encoding dCTP pyrophosphatase 1: MTGVSDEESVSLNLLRQKMAEFAKERDWDRFHSPRNLLLALVGEVGELSEIFQWKGEVPKGLPDWEEEEKVHLGEELSDVLLYLVRLSDICGIDLGKAALRKVEVNAIKYPVGMCKGSSKKYNSSSNGNNGSTEN, encoded by the exons ATGACTGGTGTGTCTGATGAAGAAAGTGTCTCACTTAATCTTCTGAGGCAGAAAATGGCTGAGTTTGCCAAGGAAAGAGACTGGGATCGATTTCACAGCCCCAGAAATCTGCTTTTGGCTCtg GTGGGTGAAGTAGGAGAACTATCAGAGATATTTCAATGGAAAGGAGAGGTACCAAAGGGACTACCAGAttgggaagaagaagagaaagtgcACCTTGGAGAAGAGCTCTCAGATGTTCTGCTGTATCTTGTCAGGCTCTCTGATATCTGTGGAATTGACTTAGGCAAAGCTGCTCTGAGAAAAGTAGAAGTGAATGCCATTAAATACCCAGTAGGCATGTGCAAAGGCTCATCCAAGAAATACAACAGCAGCAGCAACGGCAATAATGGCAGCACAGAGAACTAA